The window GAGTTAAATCCTCGATTAAGTCCTCAAGGTCTTCTAATCCCACAGAAATGCGGACTAAACCGTCAGTAATCCCTAGTTCGGCTCGACGCTCACTTGGAATCGATGCATGGGTCATTTTAGCAGGAACAGAAATCAAGCTTTCCACTGCCCCTAGGCTTTCTGCTAACGTGAAATATTTCAGCTTACTTAGCAGTTTATTAGCATTTTCCTCACTACCAACATCAAAAGAAACCATCCCTCCAAAGCCACGTCCTTGCCTTTTAGCAATATCATGGTTTGGGTGTGTTTCAAGCCCAGGATAAAACACCTTTTTCACTGCCTGATGTTCCGATAAAAATTTAACAATTCCGGCCGTGTTTACTTCATGCTCTTCCATCCGTACGCCCAACGTTTTGATTCCTCTCATTAATAACCAGGAATCTTGTGGCCCTAATATACCTCCGGTGGAGTTTTGGACAAAGTGCAAATCACTAGCAAGCTGTACACTATTAACTACCACTAAGCCAGCAACGACATCACTATGACCACCCAAATATTTTGTTGCACTATGCAACACGATATCCGCCCCAAGATCAATTGGATTTTGCCAGTATGGCGTTGAAAATGTATTATCAACAATGGTTAATAGCTTATGCTTTTTCGCAATAGCGGCTACTTCCTTAATATCAGTTACTTTTAAAAGTGGATTGGTCGGTGTTTCCAGGTAGATGGCTTTCGTATTTTCTCTTATAGCCCCTTCAATATTCTCAAGGGCACTTGTATCGACAAATGTGCTGTCGATGCCAAATCGGTTAAGAACCTTTGATATCACCCGATAAGTACCGCCATATACATCATCTGTTAATACAACATGATCCCCGCTATTAAATAGCATCATCACAGCCGTAATAGCGGCCATTCCTGATCCAAACGCAAAACCTGCTGTTCCATTTTCTAAATCTCTAATTAGCGCCTCTAAGGCCTGTCTGGTCGGGTTCCCCGTCCTTGAATATTCAAATCCTTTATGACCGCCTATCCCTTCTTGCTTGTAGGTGCTTACTTGGTAAATTGGGACAGATACCGCTCCTGTAAGAGGATCGCTTGGCATTCCGCCATGAATGAGTTTAGTCTTAGTTTTCATCGAACCTATATGCCTCCTTCAAAAATCTTTTTGCTTAAGTATCGTTCGCTTCCGTCAGGAAAAATGACCACAATGTTCGTACCCGGTTTGGCTGTTTTTGCTTCCGCTAATGCTGCGTGTAATGCGGAACCAGATGAACTACCGACAAGAAGACCTTCTTTCGCTGCAACCTCTTTCACACGGGCAAAAGCATCATCATCACTAACGGTATGAATCGCATCAAAATAGGAGGTGTCCATAAACCCTGGTAGAAACTCCATGCCAATCCCCTCGGTCTTATGTGGACCAGGAGAACCTCCATTTAAAATCGAGCCTTCTGGTTCAACAATAACCGTTTTAATTCCTAAGTTCTGTTCCTTTAAATAACGCGCGGTTCCCATAAAAGTTCCGCCAGATCCAGCACCAGCAACAAAAACGTCAACATTCCCTTCCATCTGTTCCCAAATTTCCGGCCCAATTGTTTGGTAATACGTATTTGGGTTAGCGGGATTAGCAAATTGCTGTGGACAATAGGCTCCAGGGATTTCTTGTAATAGCTGGGTTGCCTTTTCTATCGCACCCTTCATCCCTTCACTTGTTGGAGTATGGACAATTTCTGCTCCTAACGCCTTCATTAAATCCTGTTTTTCGCTACTAAATTTCTCTGGTACACAAAGAATTACCTTTACACCTTTGTTCAACGCTGCTAATGCAAGACCAATTCCTGTATTACCAGCAGTTGGTTCAATCACTGTGCCACCCACCTGTAGTTTTTCGCTCTCGAATGCTTCTCGCAAAAGCTCAATCCCTAACCTGTCCTTAACGCTTCCACCTGGATTCATAAACTCTAACTTGCCGAAAAGGCGAACACCGGGTGGTAAAGCTAAACTATTAAGCTCGACGATTGGCGTTTTGCCAATTAACTCGTGTACACTTTGATAAACCTTCAAACCATATTCCCCTTTAACTGTTTTTTAAACCTGAGACAATTTTCATCACAAGGGTTGCTGAGTTTACAGCTGCTTTTTCTAAATATTGATCAAAAGATACATTCGACTCTTTCCCAGCAATGTCTGATAGAGAACGAATGATCACAAACGGAACCCCAAACTGATGAGCTACTTGAGCAATAGCCGCTGCTTCCATTTCCACAGCTTGGAGATCAATAAATTTTGTTCGCACGAACTCAACCCGAGCTGGGTCATTCATAAAGGAGTCCCCTGTAGCGATTAGACCCTTAACAACGTTAATATCGGATATTTCTTGGGCACTTTTCTCTGCAATTTGCACCAATTTTTCCGTCGCCACAAAAGCTGCAGGCAATTGTGGTACTTGCCCATATTCATAACCAAAAATGGTAACATCAACATCATGGTGACGAACCTCTGAAGAGATAACGACGTCCCCTACATTTAGACTTGGATTATAGCCTCCAGCTGATCCGGTATTAATAATGTAATCAGGAGCAAATTTTTGGAGGAGAATTGTGGTAGACATGGCTGCATTCACTTTTCCGATTCCAGAACGTAGCAGAACGACATCTACCCCGTCCATTTTCCCACTGGTAAATTCACAGCCTGCAATTGTTTCAATCGTTGGGTTCTCAATATTGTTTCTTAGTAAGGTAACTTCTTCTTCCATTGCTCCGATGATTGCTACTTTCATTTTTAGAACCTCTTTCTATTGTTTTACGCCTTCCATAATCCATACAAAGTTATTCCAACGCTCAAACGAAACCTGAAACCCGTTTTGTTCCATCAACTTCTTTAAAAAAGGAATGGTTGGATAAAATTCGCGTTGCAAATCCTCAGCAAGGTTTAGAAAGCCCTTTTCCAATGCGTCATCAATCGCCCTTTTATAGGTTTCTTCAGATTCATACATTGTATCCGCGAACACTATTTTACCACCAGTAGCAAGAAGATTGCCATAGCGCGTGATAGATGTTCCTTTTTCGTCATCAGTCAAGTGATGAAAGGCATAGGTACTAACGATTGTATCAACCCCCACATCTGGAAAATCAAGAAAATCACCGTCAAATAAGCGAACTGTATCCCCTAGTTTGGCAGCAGCAATTTTTCTCATCGATGTTGAGGGTTCGATACCCGTTACAGTTTTTCCACTAGCTATAAGTTTTTTCGTTAGATTCCCGGTTCCAACCCCAAATTCTAATATACGTCCGAAGCAGCGATGATTTACTTTCTGAAGAAGTTCGTCATATTGGAAAAATACATCATAATATTCAATGTCATTACCTGAAACGGTTGTATCATAAGAATCCGCCCATTGTTCAAACAGCTCGATGAATTCTTTACCCATGATGTCCACTCCCTGTTTTATTCTAACAATTCACATAAATATACTATGAATTAGAATAAAACTTGTTCTTAATTTATCATATCCGGTCCTTCCTCTCAATACCTTTTATTTTTTAAAAAATGGCTGTGTTAAAGCTCCATGTTGATTTTTTGCACAATGTTGATTGGAGTGGAAGGCACGAAGACTCCTGCGGGAGCAGCGGGACAGGTGAGACCCCGCAGGAGCGTAGGCGACGAGGAGGCTCACCGCCCGCCCCTAAGGTGCGCGGGTGCCTGGAACGGAAATCAACATTCTAGTTTAACGGAGCCAAAAAAATAAAAGGGTCAAACCCTACACTATTATTTAGCCCCTTTTTAAAAAATAGGAACATAAAATAATGAATGTGGAAGTCAGACCCTTTATTTTTTATTAATTATCGCTAGCGCTGGTTTTTCCCTTGTCATTCTCTATTAATTCTTCAACCTTAGTTGGCATCCAACCTTTGCCATCTTTCCAGACCAGATAAACCCGGTAGGCTTGTGAGTCTCCTTTAGCAGTCACGGTACCAATTGATTGATCTGAACCATTTCTGGTTAAGTACCAAACTGTCATATTACTCGTTTCCATATCAGTAGCATAGGCTAAGGCTTTGACTCTTTCATCCCAATCGACTGCTTCAGATGAAAATGGCTCAGTCTGGGTCGTTCCAACAGGCTCCCAAGCAGGATCTTCAATGGTACCCTTGACGTTTTCTCCGCCACCTGTCGTGACTACTTTTGATGTATCTTCTTTTGCATTATCACCAGTAGTTTTTTGTGTATTTTTAGTTTGTTTTTGTTTAGTCGTTCCCGAGGCCGTTTTGGCATCATTTTCACTGTTACTACTGCTGACCTTTTTTTCGACTTTTTGCTCCTGCTTTTTTTCTTGATTATCATTATTCCCTGAGAAAATATTAACAGAAACAATAATGATTAAGAGAATCACAAGACCGATGAGACCATTTAAGATAATATTTGTTTTTCTTCTTTTGGAGCGCTGCATTGAGCGCATACCTTCTCTTGATTGATCAAAATTGCTTTTCAAAAGAAATATCCTCCTTTGACAAGTTGTTAATATTCTACCATGACAACTTTAAAACTTGAAGGAGTTTATTGCAACTTATCTGTTGGGTGATCAATTTCATAAATGGATTTCACCATATCCGCAAATAAAGGGTTTACTCCTCCTTCGTCATCATTCACATCCAAATTTACCGTTACAAGTGCATATTTCGGATGATCAAAAGGAAAATACCCAGCAAACCACTTATTATGTAGTTGGCGATTATTTGCGTATTTTCCCGTTTCTGCTGTTCCTGATTTTCCAGCTACTTCATATGGTAAATCTTGAAACCATCTCCCTGTTCCGTGATCGTTTGTCACGACCTCTCGCAAAAGAGCCTGCAATTTCATCGCTGTATATGGGGCTAATGTATCGCCCTTCATCTTCTTTTTTGGAAATTCATACATGTTTGTCCCATTTTGGTATTCTACCTTTGAAGCAACACGGATCGTTTCCTTTTTTCCACCTTTAGCAATTGTGGACATCATATTGGCAACAGCAAGTGGAGTTGCTCTTACTTCATGTTGACCAATTCCGGTCATTGCTACAAAATTTTTATCTTTTTTAGCCCCTTCGGATAAAAATACCCGGCCCTTTTCTTCATCCTTTAATTGTGAGAAATTTTCAATATGAAACACAGACCCTCTCCAACCTACCGGCCCAATTAATCCAAGTTTTTGTGCATATGTTTCAATAAGGGTGGGATCGATATCCTTTAATTCATTAGCAATTTGTCCAAAGGTGCGATTGCAGCTACGAGCAAAACTATTTTGAAATGTCAGCATGCCATAATTGTATTTTAAATCGGGCGCGCCATTAATTTTTCGACTACAATCAAACGTACGAGTTGGATCATCTAGTCCATGATCAATAGCTGCTGCAGCCACAACGGTTTTAAAAACTGAGCCCATAATTTGTTGATTTAACATTACATTTTCAATCCCATTTCCAAGGTATGGGTCCTTTTTATTGATGCTAGGACGAGAAACCATCGCTAACACAGTATTTGATTCTATATCGACAAGAATTAAACCGCCTTTTTTAATGCCATTTTGATCCACAAGTTTTTCGGCAGCCGTCTGCATTTCTTTATCTATTGTTGTTTTAATATTTACTGGATAATAGGGGTTAGCTGGATCAACGTATTTCACATTCACCCCAAACAATGGCGCTCCATCTCCATCCACATGGTAAACTAATTTTGATTTTCTTTCGGCAATTAGAAACTCGTCAAAACTCTTTTCTAGGCCGGAAATTCCTAAAGTGGTTTGTGGAGAAAATTCCTTGTCTGGATACCGTTTTTTTAATTCTGTTTGATTTTCTTTTACGATCCCAATCAGCTGTTCTGCTGGTGTATTTTTCAGTAAATATTTTCGTTCAACAGCAAACACACCAGGAATTTTCATGGCGTTAATTTTTTTCATTTGCAAACCGGTTAACTGCATGGGATCTGGGTCGCCCAATGCAAATGGCTCTTTCGCTTTCTGAACCTTATTAAGCAAAGTTTTCTTTTGGACTTCAATGATTTTCGCTACTCTTTCAGCATCCCAATCTATCTTATTCAAAAATGGAAATAATATGAGTACAGGTTTATTTTCGTAAATCAGGGGTTGACCACTTCTGTCTAGAAAGTTTCCTCTTCCACTATCAAGAATCACTTCCTGGGAACGTTGCTTAACGCTCGCTTCCAATAAATTTACTTGGTGTTTTGAAAAGCTTTCAGTGGCAAATAATTGTATTTGCATTAATCTAACCATTAGTAGACCTAAACATATAAAACTGCCTGCGAACCAAATCAATGCTCGTTTTTTTAACATAAAAAACACCTCGTCAAAAGTTTTGACGAGGTTTTACATTTTCAAACTCAAATGATTGGAATTTATTTAATAGAAGTAATTCGAACGTTCATTTCTCCACCAGGGGTTTGAACAGATACTTGATCTCCTACCTTACGCCCTAACAAGCTTTTAGCAATCGGTGAATCGTTGGAGATTTTACCTTCAAATGGATCTGCTTCAGCACTTCCAACAATTGCGTATGTTTCTTCTTCTCCATCAGGAAGTTCAATAAATGTAACAGAACGACCTAATGCAACAGTATCACTGTTCATTTCATCTTCTTCAATAATTTTGGCATTACGAATCATATTTTCTAAAGTCGTAATTCGACCTTCAACAAATGCTTGCTCCTCTTTTGCTGAATCGTACTCGGAGTTTTCTGAAAGGTCACCGAAGCTACGTGCAATTTTAATCCGTTCTACGACTTCTTTTCGTTTAACTGTTTTTAATTGTTCTAGTTCATGCTCAAGTTTTTCTTTACCAGCCTGTGTCATTGGGAATACTTTTTCTATAGCCAAAGCTCTTCACTCCTTCTAATCTTCACAATCGCCCAGAGAAATTGTGGATAAAAAAAATTATGTAGTATATAGATAAATACATTTGAGCGCGTCCTTTAAAGGGGCGCGCACCATTTTTATTTTTCATAAAAAAGCGAAATAGAACGGTTACAATCCCTCGGGAGCTATCCTTCTCCCATAAACTACAATTAAACCAAGAAATCATTAATCTGCTTATGGGATGGGACAAAAACCAGTGCTTTTTTATTATTTATGCTATTGTTTCATAAAAATGATTTTTGTTCAAGAATTGTTTTGATTTTTGTGACCATAAGATCAATTGCAACATGATTATGTCCACCCTCTGGAACAATGATATCGGCATAACGCTTAGTCGGCTCGATAAATTGGTTATGCATCGGGCGAACAACATTTACATATTGATCTATGACAGACTCCATCGTCCGACCACGTTCTCGTATATCTCTTTGCATACGACGAATAATCCTAATATCAGCATCTGTATCAACAAATAACTTAATATCCATTAAATTACGTAATCGCTCATCTTCTAAAACTAGGATTCCCTCTAATATAATGACATTCTGCGGCTTCACTGGAATAACCTTGGCGGAACGTGTATGAATCGAGTAATCATAAACTGGTTTATTTATCGATTCATATTTTAGCAATTGCTCAATATGCTCTATTAATAAATCGTTATCGAATGCAAGCGGATGATCATAGTTCGTTTTTAAACGTTCTTCAAACGGTAAATGGCTTTGATCCTTATAATAATAGTCTTGCTCAATCATTAGAATTGAATGACCTTTAAACTGTTCATAAATCGCTTTGGTTACGCTCGTTTTCCCTGAACCGGATCCACCAGCAACACCTATCACAACAGGTTTGCGATACATACATTAATTCTCCTTTCGCATCATGTTGTTAGGGTACACTGGTTGATCTAATTTGAAGGTTACGATTTGTAGTGGATGACGTGCTGCATCAAGCTCGTTGCCATCCTCGTCCCAAATTTTATCTACTACATGAGTAAAGTTGTCAATTTCCGGACCAAAGAATTCTACCTCATCTCCTGGTTTAAAATGATTGCGTTGTTGTAATGTAACCATTTTTTCCTCAGGATTGTAATCCAATACTAAGCCAGCAAATTCAAATGTAGTCTTCTTGCTATGATTTCCAAACATTTGCTCTTTATACCCAGGAACCCCTTCAAAGAACGCTGTTGCTGTTTCTCGGTTCGCGCATTTATCCAATTCTTCGAGCCATTCTTGTTTAATGACGAAGTGATCGGGATCTGCACAGTAGGTATCAATGACTTTCCGGTAGACACTGACAACTGTTGCTATATAGTGAATCGACTTCATCCTGCCTTCAATCTTTAAACTATCAATTCCTATTTCAATCATCCTTGGAATAGATTCAATTAATTTTAAATCTTTAGGACTCATGGCAAAAGGTGAATCATTTTCTGAGTATAGAGCCGTTTCATTTTCACCCTCGAGCTGATATAGATCATAGTCCCAACGGCAAGATTGACAACAGCCGCCACGGTTGGAATCACGGGCAGTCATATGGTTACTCAGTGTGCATCGTCCAGAATAGGCAATACACATTGCCCCATGAATAAAGGTTTCAATTTCGATATCAACCTTTTCTTTCATTTCCTGTATTTCTACAGCACTGGTTTCTCTCGCCAAAACAACACGTTCAAGGCCTTCTTCCTGCCAAAATTTTATAGCCTTCCAGTTCGACAGAGATTGTTGAGTGCTTAAGTGAACTTCAATTTCTGGAGCAACTCTTTTGCAGGTTTCAATAATAAGCGGGTCTGCAACAATAATTCCAGAAATCCCTGTTTCTTTTAGACCTAGCATATATTCTTCTAGCCCATCGATATTCTCATTATGGGCAAAAATATTGGTCGTTACATAAATTTTGGCACCGTGTTTTTTAGCAAACTCGACGCCCTCCTTCATTTCTTCGAAAGTAAAATTATCGGCGTTTGAACGGAGGCCATACTCTTGCCCCCCAATAAATACGGCATCTGCTCCGTATTGGACGGCGATCTTTAATTTTTCAAGATTCCCTGCAGGCGCAAGGAGTTCCGGTTTTTTAACAATAACACGTTTGCCATTTATCATTTTAGAAATATTGTTTTTCACACTAGCAGTCATCCCTTTTGCCTCCTTCTTATTTATTTTTCGTTTAGCACACAACGTGATTGTTTAATATACGGTTTCTTTAAAGAAGAATCCAGTGTCAAGCGAACGATGATTGGGCTGAATTTTTTCAATTTCTTCTAGCAAATCAGTTTTTAAATCCTCATATTGATCAGGATCTTGAACACATACATCGATTGCTTTTCGGTAAAGTTTCGTCACATCTAAAATATAATCAGGACTTTTTAAAATTCCATCTATTTTAAAAGAATCAATACCCGCTTCAATCATGTCCTGCAACTCATCAACCATACAGGTATCATTTGGACTCATGATATGTGTCCCATTTTCATCTTCAAAAATGGGATATTTATTTTCTCGTTCTTTATCATGTAAAAACATATTTTTTTCATATTTACGATTTTGA of the Bacillus sp. 1NLA3E genome contains:
- a CDS encoding bifunctional cystathionine gamma-lyase/homocysteine desulfhydrase, whose amino-acid sequence is MKTKTKLIHGGMPSDPLTGAVSVPIYQVSTYKQEGIGGHKGFEYSRTGNPTRQALEALIRDLENGTAGFAFGSGMAAITAVMMLFNSGDHVVLTDDVYGGTYRVISKVLNRFGIDSTFVDTSALENIEGAIRENTKAIYLETPTNPLLKVTDIKEVAAIAKKHKLLTIVDNTFSTPYWQNPIDLGADIVLHSATKYLGGHSDVVAGLVVVNSVQLASDLHFVQNSTGGILGPQDSWLLMRGIKTLGVRMEEHEVNTAGIVKFLSEHQAVKKVFYPGLETHPNHDIAKRQGRGFGGMVSFDVGSEENANKLLSKLKYFTLAESLGAVESLISVPAKMTHASIPSERRAELGITDGLVRISVGLEDLEDLIEDLTQALK
- a CDS encoding PLP-dependent cysteine synthase family protein, translating into MKVYQSVHELIGKTPIVELNSLALPPGVRLFGKLEFMNPGGSVKDRLGIELLREAFESEKLQVGGTVIEPTAGNTGIGLALAALNKGVKVILCVPEKFSSEKQDLMKALGAEIVHTPTSEGMKGAIEKATQLLQEIPGAYCPQQFANPANPNTYYQTIGPEIWEQMEGNVDVFVAGAGSGGTFMGTARYLKEQNLGIKTVIVEPEGSILNGGSPGPHKTEGIGMEFLPGFMDTSYFDAIHTVSDDDAFARVKEVAAKEGLLVGSSSGSALHAALAEAKTAKPGTNIVVIFPDGSERYLSKKIFEGGI
- the mtnN gene encoding 5'-methylthioadenosine/S-adenosylhomocysteine nucleosidase translates to MKVAIIGAMEEEVTLLRNNIENPTIETIAGCEFTSGKMDGVDVVLLRSGIGKVNAAMSTTILLQKFAPDYIINTGSAGGYNPSLNVGDVVISSEVRHHDVDVTIFGYEYGQVPQLPAAFVATEKLVQIAEKSAQEISDINVVKGLIATGDSFMNDPARVEFVRTKFIDLQAVEMEAAAIAQVAHQFGVPFVIIRSLSDIAGKESNVSFDQYLEKAAVNSATLVMKIVSGLKNS
- a CDS encoding class I SAM-dependent methyltransferase; amino-acid sequence: MGKEFIELFEQWADSYDTTVSGNDIEYYDVFFQYDELLQKVNHRCFGRILEFGVGTGNLTKKLIASGKTVTGIEPSTSMRKIAAAKLGDTVRLFDGDFLDFPDVGVDTIVSTYAFHHLTDDEKGTSITRYGNLLATGGKIVFADTMYESEETYKRAIDDALEKGFLNLAEDLQREFYPTIPFLKKLMEQNGFQVSFERWNNFVWIMEGVKQ
- a CDS encoding YrrS family protein — protein: MKSNFDQSREGMRSMQRSKRRKTNIILNGLIGLVILLIIIVSVNIFSGNNDNQEKKQEQKVEKKVSSSNSENDAKTASGTTKQKQTKNTQKTTGDNAKEDTSKVVTTGGGENVKGTIEDPAWEPVGTTQTEPFSSEAVDWDERVKALAYATDMETSNMTVWYLTRNGSDQSIGTVTAKGDSQAYRVYLVWKDGKGWMPTKVEELIENDKGKTSASDN
- a CDS encoding peptidoglycan D,D-transpeptidase FtsI family protein — encoded protein: MLKKRALIWFAGSFICLGLLMVRLMQIQLFATESFSKHQVNLLEASVKQRSQEVILDSGRGNFLDRSGQPLIYENKPVLILFPFLNKIDWDAERVAKIIEVQKKTLLNKVQKAKEPFALGDPDPMQLTGLQMKKINAMKIPGVFAVERKYLLKNTPAEQLIGIVKENQTELKKRYPDKEFSPQTTLGISGLEKSFDEFLIAERKSKLVYHVDGDGAPLFGVNVKYVDPANPYYPVNIKTTIDKEMQTAAEKLVDQNGIKKGGLILVDIESNTVLAMVSRPSINKKDPYLGNGIENVMLNQQIMGSVFKTVVAAAAIDHGLDDPTRTFDCSRKINGAPDLKYNYGMLTFQNSFARSCNRTFGQIANELKDIDPTLIETYAQKLGLIGPVGWRGSVFHIENFSQLKDEEKGRVFLSEGAKKDKNFVAMTGIGQHEVRATPLAVANMMSTIAKGGKKETIRVASKVEYQNGTNMYEFPKKKMKGDTLAPYTAMKLQALLREVVTNDHGTGRWFQDLPYEVAGKSGTAETGKYANNRQLHNKWFAGYFPFDHPKYALVTVNLDVNDDEGGVNPLFADMVKSIYEIDHPTDKLQ
- the greA gene encoding transcription elongation factor GreA, whose protein sequence is MAIEKVFPMTQAGKEKLEHELEQLKTVKRKEVVERIKIARSFGDLSENSEYDSAKEEQAFVEGRITTLENMIRNAKIIEEDEMNSDTVALGRSVTFIELPDGEEETYAIVGSAEADPFEGKISNDSPIAKSLLGRKVGDQVSVQTPGGEMNVRITSIK
- the udk gene encoding uridine kinase — protein: MYRKPVVIGVAGGSGSGKTSVTKAIYEQFKGHSILMIEQDYYYKDQSHLPFEERLKTNYDHPLAFDNDLLIEHIEQLLKYESINKPVYDYSIHTRSAKVIPVKPQNVIILEGILVLEDERLRNLMDIKLFVDTDADIRIIRRMQRDIRERGRTMESVIDQYVNVVRPMHNQFIEPTKRYADIIVPEGGHNHVAIDLMVTKIKTILEQKSFL
- a CDS encoding peptidase U32 family protein; amino-acid sequence: MTASVKNNISKMINGKRVIVKKPELLAPAGNLEKLKIAVQYGADAVFIGGQEYGLRSNADNFTFEEMKEGVEFAKKHGAKIYVTTNIFAHNENIDGLEEYMLGLKETGISGIIVADPLIIETCKRVAPEIEVHLSTQQSLSNWKAIKFWQEEGLERVVLARETSAVEIQEMKEKVDIEIETFIHGAMCIAYSGRCTLSNHMTARDSNRGGCCQSCRWDYDLYQLEGENETALYSENDSPFAMSPKDLKLIESIPRMIEIGIDSLKIEGRMKSIHYIATVVSVYRKVIDTYCADPDHFVIKQEWLEELDKCANRETATAFFEGVPGYKEQMFGNHSKKTTFEFAGLVLDYNPEEKMVTLQQRNHFKPGDEVEFFGPEIDNFTHVVDKIWDEDGNELDAARHPLQIVTFKLDQPVYPNNMMRKEN